The genome window ATGAGTTTCATCTGCTCCTGGAGCTTCCCCATGAAGGCCTGGCTTATCTCATCGGCCTTTGCACCGACGATACCCTCGGAGAGATCCTCAACGGCATCCTCAAGCTTGTCCATGAGCTCCTCCGCGTACTCAAGGTCTGCCTTGAGGACGGTAACGTTGCCGCTGGCGAGGTCCTGGGCAACGACCATATAGGCGGCCTTGGTCTCGTTGTAAAGCGCCATGACGTAGGTAACGTTGAGACCCTCGCTCTGAGCCTCCGCGATGACTTTCTCAACGTACGGGAAGTACTCCGCGGCCCTGTGAAGCTCCTCCTTGGCGTCCATTACTGTCTCATAGTACTCGTGCTCTTCCTCCATCTTCTTCTCCTTGTGCTCCTCGTAGTAGTCGGTCAGCTCCTCGATGACCTCCTTGTAGAGGTAGAGGGCATTCATAGAGGCGTTTATGCTCTCGCTGTAGTTGCCGGCGTTGTAAAGTTCCCACGCCTGGGCACGGGTTGCTTCAGCCTGGGAGTAGAGGTCAAGGGTGTGATTGGAGATTGTGACGTTGTTCGCATTGAGCTCGGCCATCAGACCTGCCGTGTAATCGGAGACCTTATCCAGTATCACAAGCAGGTTGTACGCCTGAACACCGCTCGTATTCGTTGTATTGGTGACGTTGGTCATGTTAACTGGGGTGGTGTTGGTCGCGTTCGTGGCGTTGACCTGCAGGGTCTGGTTGCTCACTGCGGTTGTGTTGGTTGCCGTGGCGTCTACGCTGGCCGCCCATGCGGCGGTGCTGAGTGGTATCAGTGCTCCTATGAAGAGCACCAGCAGTGTTTTCATACTCATCCTCATGGCTCTCACCTGATGTTGTGTAGTGTCCACACGTATATTAGGAACCCGCCGGACTTTGCTCGTTTCAAAACGTTCCTCCGAGTTTCTCCTTTACAAAAAAGCACTTAAGAAGAGGAAAGAGGAGGTTAAACGCCTCACTTGTCTCCATAGGCCCTAAAACCTGAGCTCCACCCAGTTTTCCTTCCTGCCCTTAAGAACCTTCACCAGACCCTTCCTCTCAAGGCGCTTGAACATCCTCCAGGCGGTGGTTTTGGGTAGACCTATCGCTTCGCGAACCTCTGCCTGACTGGCCTTTCCGCCCTTGTCGAAGATGTAGAGCAGCGCGCGCTTCTCCTCCTCGTTGAGGTCGAGGTTTTCCAGCCGGGCTTGGAATTCCTCCCGGGTGGGCATTGATTTTCCTCCGCCTTTCCTTCTCCAGAGCGCGTAGGCGAAACCTCCGATCACTCCAAGACCGGCCAGGATTAGCAGATACGCCGAACTCTCCGTTCCGCCCTCACTGCCAGCCCCTCTGCCGTTGAGTGTGTAGGAGACGCTCTGGTTTCCGGGAGGCATGGTTATCGAGTTCCCCGCTATTTCGAGGGGTATATCGCTCAGGTCGACCACTATGGCGTTCTCAGGCAGTACTACAGTGAAGGAATCGTTGGTCGCAACGTGAAGCGTCCACACCATGCCTTCCTTCGCGGTCAGGTCGGAGGTATAGTAGGAGACCTTGACTATGCCGGCGTCCCCGGAATATATGAGGAGGCTTCCGTTCTCAAGCCGGAAGTTTACGGGGTTTCCGCTCCCGTCTTCAACGATAACGTTTTCGTAATGGTCACCGAGGAGGGGAAGTTCAATCTGGGAGGAATACTCCGCGGGCAGGATTTCATATTCAACCTTGACGTAGCCGTCATTGTAGACCGTCAAAACCAGGGATGAGACGGTATAGGCACTAACCCCGTGCAGGAGGGTGAGCGTTATCAGCATGAGGATTGCGGCCCCTTTGAGTCTCATTTAAGCATCCCTCCATAACTAAAAAGGAAAGGTCAGGAGTGGGCGAGTATGAACTCATCGACCTTGTGGAGCATGTCCAGTGCTATTGCGAAGTGGGCTTTGGCCTGGAGGGGCTTCTTTGCCTTGAGAAGCTCGACGCCTATCCTGAGCTCCTGGGCGGCCACTTTCAGCTGAACCTCCGCCCTGGTGGTGTCAACACCCCTGCTCTTGAGCTCGCGGAGCGCCTTCGCGTCCTTCTGAATCCTGTCGTTCATCTCCCTGAGGAAAGCGCGGACGTCCTTCAGCTTTTCATCGAGCTCCCTCTCGCGAACCTTTCTGAGTACGAACTCAACGGCGTTGTGGAACTCAACTATGGTTTCCCTGTTATCCTTCATGACGGTCAGAGCGTCCTCCCACTTGCCCTCGTCGGCCAGGGCCTTGACCTGGCTGTAAACCTCCGAGAAAGCATTGAGCCTCTCCTGGAGCTCCGTCACGTTGTAACCGTTCTGCTCCCCGACTTCGATTGCCTTCTGAGCTATCTCCATTCCCTTCTCGCCCTTGATCAGGAAGTCCTTGACGATCTCCTCAGCGTTTGCGTAGGCGAGCTCCTCGCGGACCTTTCTCAGCTCCTCGTCGAGGAGGGCTTTCTTCTCTTTGGCGACTTCATAGTCTGCCTTCGCCTTTTCGTAGTCCCCGGCCTTAAGGTCATCGAGCACAACTTTGTAGGCATCTTTGGTCTCGTTGTAGAGCGCGGTGAGGTTGCTCACGTCTATCCCCTGGTTCCCCGCCAGCCTTATGGTCTTCTCAACGAACCTGAAGTACTCCGTCATGCGCTCGATTTCCATTTTGATGCGTTCCCTTACATCCTGGACCTTCTCTTTGGCCTCCTTAAGCGCTGAGAGGGCAACCTTGTAGTGGTGCATGGCCGTGAGGCTGTCCAGTATCGAGTTGTAGTAGTCGCCGGCCTCGTACTCGCTCACCGCCTTTTCCCTGTAGTCCTCTGCGAGCTCGTAGTGGGTGAGTATCGTGGAGTTCTCGGGCAGCTTGTCCTTTATAGGTTCTATCTTCTCCCCGGCGAACTTGCTCAGCCTCTGAAGCTGGTCAATCAGCTGACCCGCTATCACCATCTCCCTGGTGCTGTTGTCCATTGCTACTCCAGTGTACGAGCCGGTGTTGTTGCTCTCAGCCAGGCCCAGCGGTATTACGCTGCCAAGGAGCAGCATTGCCAGGGCCAGTGCAAAGCCCTTTATCCCCTTCATGGGCATCACCGATGAACGCTAGGGGCTAAACCTATTTGAGGACTCCGACGGAACGAACGTTTCAGAGCGTTCCATTCCTCTCAAGCTCCCTTATATGGAGGGCTGTAACGCATATTCCTTCCACCACGTTCCTAAAATGCGGAATCTCTCCAAACTGGGCGTACAGACTCCCGTAGTTCGGGTGCCACGCATCGACCTGCTCACGCCCTCTGGCGGTGATGATGTACACCACCCAGCCCTTATCCTTGAGCATCTCAACGAGCCTCCACACGTTCGTCATGTCGTTTTCCTCGGCTATCTCAACGCCGTACTCGGCCTTGATTTTCTCGAAAAGTTCCGACATCTTTCTCACCGGGGAGGATTGGGACTGAGCGTTAAAAACCTTTGAGTGCCCTGAGGAGGAGCCTCACCGCGACCAGTATCAGAAGCCCTGAGAACAGTATCTTAAACCGCCTCGGCTGCAGCTTTGGAACCAGTCTGGCCCCCACGGCGGCCCCTATTATGAGGCCGGGGGAGAGCAGGAGCGCCGTTTGAAGGTCCACCTGCCCAAGTCCGATGTGGGTGGCCGTTCCCACCAGGGCCGTGAAGAACAGGGCGAGGCTGGACGTTCCGACCGCGTAGTTCACGGGGAGGCCCGCGAGGGTGTGGAAGAGGGGAACGTTCAGTACGCCCCCGCTGACCCCCAGAAGTCCGGAGGTTAGACCGGAGAGGGCACCGATCAGCGGAACCTTTCTATAGTTTATCCTCAAAGCCTCCCCGCGGTTTCTTACATCGCTTTTCCTGATGAAGATGTGGGCAACGTAGATTAGGAGAAGCCCGAATACTGCCTCCAGCACGTTTGAGTTCAGCATCCCCGAGAGGTACGCGCCTATCACCGCGGCCGGAATTGAAAAGGCCTCCTTCAGAAAGGCCACCCTGTAGAGAACCCTGCCGGCCCGGATGTGGGCGTAGGCGGAGGATAGGGAGCTTATCGTGATACAGGCGAGGCTGGTTCCGATAGCCACGTGAATGGGCAGTCCAAGGAACACCAGGGAGGGGACGATGAGGAACCCGCCCCCTACCCCGAAGAGGCCCGCTATCGTGCCTATGAGTGCACCGATTAAAACCGCCATCACCGGGTTAAGCATTCCGCATCGGCCCGGTATCCCCCGGAGGGTTTATATAATTTAGCCGGAGGATTACAACTTCAGCCAAAAAATTTTTAAACTTCAGAACCGTAGAAATCTGGATGAAGATGGGATGGAAAAAGTACTGGCTGATGGTGCTTCTCGTCTTTGTGATAACCCAACCAGGCTCGATAACCTTCGCCAACTGGGACGCGCCCTACGGCTTTTACAAGGACCTCTCGGTCTGGCTCAGCTCCGCGGCGGGGGGATTGCTGCTGGTGCTTGCCTACGGCCTGTACGAGTGGGGAAGGAAAAAACTTGGCTCGGCGAATCTCCTTCTCTCCGCCGTTGTCCTGGTCCTGACCGTGGTGGTTGGTTATAGCGCGGAACTTGCCATCGGCGGGGAGATGGGCTACGGCAGCGGGAACATAGTGCTTTTCGTAATCGGTGGGTTCCTTGGGTTCATCTTGTCCGTAATGCTACTCTTGATCTCGTTACCATACGTCCCGACGGGAGATTTCTACTACCCCTACGATCGGCCGCTGGTGATCGCGTGGCTGGTTCTAATCGCGGTGGCGGCACTCATTGGAGCGTCCTATGCCATGGAAAGGAGGAAAGAAAAGCTCACGGAACCGGAAGGCCAAGACCCTTCAGGATCATCCTCAGAGCCAGGAGAGCCATGACGACCGCGAAGGCCCTCTTAAGACTGCTCGCCCTCGTCCTCTTCGCTATCCTCGCACCGAGCTGAGCGCCGATTATCAGTCCCGGCACGAGGAGGACGAGCCACTGCGTCTCCACGTTGCCCATGGCGTAGTGCTTGAGCGCTCCAGCGGTTGCTGTGAACACTATCGCAAAGCTTGAAGTCGCCACCGCGTAGTGTATGGGGAGGCCGAGGTACGTCAGGAAGGGCACGTTGATTATTCCCCCGCCGACGCCGAGGAGACCGCTGGCGATTCCCGCGAAGAAACCTCCAATCGGCACCAGCCTGTAGTTGACCCCCACTTCCTCAAGTTTGACCTCACCCGGCTCGGCCGTCTTCTTTCTGTATATCCTGACAGCGACTACTACAAGGGCGAGACCGAAGATGACCTTCAGCTGGGCGGCACTTATGAAGCTCGTGAGCCACGCACCGATGTAGGCACCGATTACGGCCGTTGAGGCAAGCAGGAGGCCGACCTTGTAGTGTATCCTCTTCTGCCTTGAGTACGCTATCGCCGAGCTGAGGGAGGTGAATACAACTGCCGCGCTTGATGTGCCCACCGCGTGGTGTATCTCGACGCCGAGGAAGTTCAGCGTCGGAACTATCAGGAATCCACCTCCAAGACCAAAGAGCGCCGCAAGGATGCCGATGAATACTCCGACTGCGAAGTAGCCGACGTATTTGAGCAAGGAATCACCTCCGTCATTGATTGAACACTCACAGTTCGAAGGCTATCGCCTCTATAAGCTTTATCAGTGCCTCAAGGTCGGCCAGATGGAGGGTCTCCACCTCGCTGTGGAGGTACCTCATCGGAACGCTCAAAGCGAGAACCTCACTCTTGCCCTGGAAGACTGACGCGTCCGTTCCGCCGCCGGTTACGCCAATCTGGAGGGGAATCCCGTTCCTCGACGCTATTTCCGCGACCTTTCTGGCGAGCCTCCTCGTGTAGATGGCCGAGTTGTCCACTGCCCTTATCACCGCTCCTCCGCCGAGGCGGACGTCACCCGTTAGCTCGCCACAGCAGGCAAAGGAATCGACGGCGAAGGCGTATCTCGGAGTGTAACGCTCCGCCAAAAAGCGGGCGCCCTTGAGGCCAATCTCCTCCTGCACGGTGAAGGCGAAAATCCACTTCCCATCCAAGTCGTGGTCAACCAGATCCTTTATCGCCTCCACGAGGGCAACGACCCCAAAGCGGTCATCGAGGGAGCGGGTGGAGACGTAGCGGCCGTTGAGAACCGCAAAGTGCTTCTTGAAGACCGCGTAGTCGAGCACCTTAACGCCGAGCTCTTCAGCCTCCTCCCGGCTTTCAGCCCCGATGTCTATGGCGAGCTTGCTCCATGGAACGGTGTCGAACTTCCGTTCAAGGTTGAGGTGCACCGGAAGGGCGCCAATGACGCCGTCGAGCCTCCCGCTCTCGGTTATCACGTCGAGGTGTCTGCCGTAGAGCAACCTGTCGTCTATGCCGCCGATTTTCCTGAAGGTCAGCTTTCCGTCGGGCCTTATGCCCGTCACGAGAAGCCCTATCTCGTCCATGTGGGCCATGAAGATGGCCTTTAGCTCGCCCTCGCCGAGCTCGACGACGAGGTTTCCAATCGTGTCAACCGTGTAGTCGGCGTAGGGCTCAAGCCACTCCTCTATCTTTTCCCTGACCTTTTCCTCGTAGCCGGAAATCCCCGGAACCCGGGTGATTTCCCTCAGTTCATCAACGAGCATCACAACCACCTCAGAGCATCCTAACCTTCTCGGGCGGACGTATCTTGAGAACCTCCCTGTTCACGAGCGTCTCCGGAACCTCACCCCTAAGAACAGCCAGGAGGTTCCTAACGGCCTGGAAGCCCATGTCCTCCATGGCTTCTCTCGAAAGGCCCGCGTAGTGGGGCGTTAGAACCGTCTCCCACTCATGTTTGAAAAGCTCGTGCTCCTGCACTGGCTCGTTCTCGAATACATCCGTCGCGTACCCCTTCAGTTTCCCTTCCTTGAGGGATTTCATGATGGCGTTCTCATCAACCAGGCTCCCGCGGCCAATATTGACGAGGTATTTGCCTTCGAGGAGCTTGAGCCTTTCCTCGTTGATGATGTGGTGGGTCTGCGGTGTGGATGGTAGGGCCAAAATCACGATATCGCTCTCCCTCAGGACGTCGTCGAGGGGGAGGTACCTGGCACCGGCCTCCTCCTCTATATCGGGCTTCCGCGAGCGGGACCAGTAGAGTATCTCCGTCCCCATCGCCTTCATTCTCCGGGCTATGGCCTTTCCTATCGCCCCCATGCCGAGGATTCCGACCCTTTTGCCGTAGAGGGTCTCTATCTCCTTGAAACCACCCCACACCGTCCTGTGGGAGTCCCAGTTTCCTGAGCGGATAAACCTGTCGGCGTAGGCTATCTTCCTGAGGAGTGCTATGGTCAGGCCAACGGCGAACTCGGCAACGGCCTCGCTGAGAACTCCCGCCACCTTGGTCACGTATATCCCCTTCCTCGTTGCCGTCTCAACGTCAACGTGGTCGTAGCCGGCGGAATGACAGCTGATGACCTTTAACCGCTCGGCACTCTCGATGACTTCGCGCGGAAACCTGTTCAGCGGGGAGATTATGACGCCATCAAACTCGCCTATCTTTTCTTTGAGCTCATCGACGCTTGGATACAGGATGAATTCAACGTCCGCGTATTTCCTGAGCTCCTCAACGGGCTTGCTCTTCATCTTGAAGAGAACGGCCACCCTAGGCCTCATGGTATCACCTTAAGATGCTTATCGAAACGACCCTAATAAGGTTTTGCATGGAATTCGTCAAAAAGCCGAGCCGACACCGGGAAAACTTAAAAACTTTTTCGGTTTCTCCCTCTAGGTGGTGCAGATGAGTAAGGTCGAGCGGAAGAAATGGAGCGAGAATTTCAGCGAGTGGTACAACGAGCTTATCGAGATCGCTGGAATTCAGGACAAGCGCTATCCTGTCAAGGGAATGAACATCTGGCTGCCCTACGGCCTCAAGATAATGAGAAACATCGAACGCTTCGTCCATTCCGAGATGGAGAGAACGGGCCACGATGAGGTTCTGTTCCCGGCGCTCATCCCTGAAACCGAGTTCCAGAAGGAGGCCGAGCATATAGCCGGCTTCGAGGGCGAGGTCTTCTGGGTCACCCACGCTGGCCACGACCCGCTCGATATCAGGCTGATCCTCAGACCGACGAGCGAGACCGCTATGTACTCGATGTTCTCGCTCTGGATACGCTCTCACGCTGACCTTCCCTTCAAAGTTTATCAGATTGTCAACACCTACCGCTACGAAACGAAGCATACAAGGCCCCTCATCCGCGTCCGTGAGATAAGCAGGTTCTTTGAGGCCCACACGGCCCACGACAGCTACGAGGACGCCGAGAGGCAGATAAAGGAGGACCTCGAGATATTTGACGGCCTCGCGAGGTTCCTTGCGATACCGTACATAATCTCCAAGAGACCCGACTGGGACAAGTTCCCCGGCGCTTACTACTCCCTCGGCGCCGAGGTCATGATGCCCGACGGCAGGACGCTGCAGATTGGAACCATGCACAATTACCGCCAGAACTTTGCGAAGGCATACAACATCCAGTACGAGACCGAAACCGGCGACCACGAGTTCGTCCACCAGACGACGTTCGGAATGAGCGAGCGCCTTTTGGCAGCGGTCATAGCCATACACGGCGACGACAGGGGAATGGTTCTGCCCCCCACGATAGCCCCCATACAGGTCGTAATCGTGCCGATTCCCAAGAAGGATGCCGAGGCTGACGTCTTCGCCTACGCCCGTGAGATAGCGGAGGAGCTGAGGGCGGCGGGAATAAGGGTTCACATTGACGAGCGCGACATAAGGCCCGGCAGGAAGTTCTACGACTGGGAGCTCAAGGGGGTTCCCCTCCGCGTGGAAGTCGGTCCGAGGGACGTTGAAGGCAAGAAAGCGGTCCTTGCGAGGCGCGATACCCTTGAGAAGCTCGTGGTGGAGCGCGAGGACATAGTTGAGGAGGTCAGGAAGACCCTTGACGCGATCCACGAGAACCTTCACAAACGTGCCGGGGAGTTCCTTGAGAGCCACATAAAGCGCGTCGGGACCATAGAGGAGGCCAGGGCAGTCTTTGAGGACAGACGCGGCATTGTTGAGATTCCCTGGTGCGGCGAGGAGAGCTGCGGTCTCGAGATGGAGGAAGCCCTCGACGCCAAGATGCTCGGAACTCCCTATCCGGAGGAGAAGGCCAAAGCCCCCGAAGGCAAGAAGTGTCCCGTCTGCGGCAGGGAGGCCAGGTTCATAGCGAGGTTCGCGAGAACCTACTGAACCCTGACTCTCTTTTTTCAATTGATTCTGTAGGGATAATGGTAATGAAAAGAGAAAAGATCATGCATTCCGGGCCTCGAGCCCCTTGAGGGCATCTTCAAGGAGCGAAATGGCATCCCTGAGGGTAACGTATGCCTTTCTCATGTGAACGATGAACGGGAGCCAGGCTATGTTCTTGGATTCGAGAGGGTTGCCGTAGGACAGGGCAACCTTGTATTCGGCACTGGCGTTCTCGTAGAGCTGCATTACTGTCTGAAGGGTGGTGTTGTCGATGCCGGCGCTGACGCTCTCATTGTAGAGCCTGTGGAATTTGGACTCCCCTCCGATGTAGAGGTAGTACCACAGCTTCGTCTGCGTTATTATACTGGCCCTCGGGTCCTGGGGCTTCGCCGCGGTTGCAGCCCCCGCAAAGGGGACCATCATAATCATCAAAATGGCAAAGAGTGCAGCAACTCTCTTCATGGTTCCACCTCCGTCAAATGTATTCATCGAGCGGCATTTTTAAATTCTTCCCTCCCCCAACGTTTAAAAAACGGGCATCGAACGAACCACCATGATACTTGGAATCCACGACGGTCACGACGCTGGTGCAGTGCTGATAGACGGCGGAAGGATATTCGCGGTAAACGAGGAGAGACTGAACAGGATCAAGAAGTACCGCGGCTTTCCAAGGATGAGCGTGGCGAAAGTCCTCGAAATGGCTGGGGCATCGCCGGAGGACGTTGAGGCCATAGCGGTCGCTGGCATATTCAGGAAGCAAAAACGCCTTCTGGAGCTTGAGGAGAACCTCAGGAGAATATTCGGAGCAGACTTCAAGAAGAAAGTCATCTTCGTCGAGCATCACCTGGCCCACTCCGCGGGTGCATACCACACCGCAGGCTGGCGTGAGGCGATAGCGCTGAGCATAGACGCCGCGGGAGACGGGCTAAGCTCTTCGATATACGTGGCGAGAGATGGGGAAATGATCAGGATCGCACAGAGCACCTACATCGACTCCCTCGGAGATTTCTACGCCTCCGTTACCGAGCTTTTAGGATTCAAGCCCATGCGGCACGAGGGCAAGGTCATGAGCCTGGCGGCATACGGGAAACCAGCTTACGACCTGAGCTCAATAATAGAGCTCAACGGGCTGAGCTTCGACAACCATCTCGGAGTAATCGGGGTCGAAGCGACTAGGAAGCTCGCAGAGCTCTTTGATTACCCCCTCAGACACGCCAGGGAGATCGCCCTCCAGATGAAGCGCGGAAAGCTTGAGGGTAAGCTTCAGAAAAAGGCCACAGAGATAGCCGCCAGCGCTCAGGCACACCTGGAAAGGCTGATCGAAGAGCTCGGCCTCGGACTCAGAGGGCAGGAACTTCCCGTTGCCTACGCAGGTGGAGTTGCCCAAAACGTCAAGGCCAACGCTGTGCTGAGGCACATCGTCGGGGACGATAACCTGTGGGTCTTTCCGGCGATGGACGACGGCGGTCTGGCCTTCGGCGCCGCGGTTTTTGTGAAAGCCCAGTTCGAGAGGCTCGACGGGAAGTGGAGGCCCTCCAAACTGGAGCACATTTATCTTGGCCCATCCTACGGAAGGGAAGAAGTTGAAGAGTTCCTGAAGATGGAGGGCGTTGAGTTTGAGGAGGTGGATGACGTCCCGGGCCTCGTCGCGGACGCCCTCGTTGAGGGCAAGCTGGCCGGATTCTTCCAGGGGGCAATGGAGTTCGGACCGAGGGCCCTAGGCAACCGCTCAATTTTGGCGGACCCGAGGAACGAGGAGGTCAAAGAGAGGCTCAACGTTGCCCTGAAGCGCGACGTCTTCCAGCCCTTCGCGCCTTCCCTGCTGTGGGAGAAGGCCAGGGAGTACCTCGAAGACCTGAACGGCTTGCCAAACGAGTTCATGACCATGAGCTACACGGCGAGTGAGGGGTTCAGAGAAGCCGCTCCCGCCGTTGTTCACGTGGACGGGACGACCAGGCCTCAGGCCGTAAGGAAGGAAACCAATCCAGCTTATTACGACGTAATCAAAGCCTTCGAGCGGAAGACGGGCCTGGGCGCGGTGCTGAACACGAGCTTCAACATGCACGGCGAGCCGATAGTCTGCTCTCCAGAGGACGCGCTGAGAACCTTCAGAGCGGCGGGGTTGGACGTCTTTGTGGTAGAGGGGTTCGCAGTTTGGAAGGAGAGCAGGCCTTGAGCTATTGTCTTTTCCTCCTAAAAACCCTCTACCTTCAGGTGGGGGATTAGTCCCCTTGAACATGCTTGAGTAGTTGAAGCGCGAGTATCTGACCGAGTTCCTCTCCGCCCCGAAGGGCGAAGCTTTCAAAGGAAGCAAGGTACGGAAGGACTGAAGAAAGAAGGCCGCCTCGTCTGGGATTTGGGAGACTTCGAAACCTTTATAAATGAGAAAACGTACTCTAAAGTATGATACTCACGAGTAAGTTTATTGACAGGGAGCGGGAGCTTGAGTTCTTGAGGGATAGATACAGTTCTGGGGGTGCAGAGCTGATAATTCTCTACGGGCGGAGGAGGATAGGTAAGACCTACCTCCTTCAGCGGTTCCTCTCGGAGGTCGGTGGACTTTACCTTCTCGCCGAGGAGAGCGAGACCGTTCTCGAGGACTTTTCAGAGAAACTGGCCGACTACTTCAACGATCCGGTGCTGAGGGAGAACCCGTTGAGGAACTGGAGGGCTTTCTTTGCATATCTCTCTGAAAAAAGCTCGGAAAGGCTAGTGGTTGTCATAGACGAGGTTCAGTACGTGGCCAAGGCCCACAGGGAGTTCCTCAGCGTCCTCCAGAAGTACTGGGACACGAGTCTTTCAAAAACGAAGATAATGCTAATCCTCTGCGGCTCTCTTGTTTCGTTCATGGAGGGGATCCTCTCGGCAAAATCGCCGGTGTACGGCAGAAGAACCGGTGCATGGAAGGTTGAGGAGATGGACTTCTTCAGCGCGAGGAAGTTTCACCAGATAAGCCTTGAGGAGGCAATCCATGTTTACGCCGTCTTCGGCGGTGTTCCCCAGTACTGGGCCGACTACAACCCCAGTATGGGCTTTTGGGAGAACATCAGAAGGCTGCTCCTCTCCAGGGGGGCCAAGTACTACGACGAGCCGAAATACCTCCTCCGCGAGGAGCTGAGGGACGTCTCGCGCTACTTCTCAATTCTCAGGGCGATAGCTCTCGGCTACAACCGCTTCAGCCAGATAGCCGATAAGGCGCGGATTGAAAAGAACTCCCTCGGCAAATACCTCGGCGTTCTTCAGGGGATGGGCTACGTAACTGAGGAGTTCCCAGTTACCGGTGGGAGGAGGGGAATCTACAGGATAAGCGACAACCTCTTCGCCTTCTGGTTCCGTTTCGTTTACCCCCTTCGGGGCGAGATCGAGATGGGCCTCGACGTCGTTGAGGACATCAAGGCGGACTTCAACCGCTACCTCGGCTTCGTCTTCGAGAAAGTCGCCGAGCAGTTTCTGGTCGGGCTCAACAGGGTTGGAAGCCTTCCGTTCAGGTTCACCAGGATTGGAAGATGGTGGCACAAGAGCCAAGAAATCGACCTGCTTGCTCTGAACGAGCGTGAGAAGAGGGCCCTTTTCATCGAGGTTAAGTGGAAGGAGCTGAGCGAGAGGGAAGCGGAGGGGATTCTTAGAGACCTTGAAAGAAAGGCCGAGCTTGTTGGGCTCGACGGGTGGGAGAAAGGCTATGGGCTTGTTGCGAGGAAGGCCGATGAAAAGGAGAACCTGAGGAGCAGGGGTTGGCTTGTGTGGGATCTGGAGGATTTTGAAATGCTCAATCTGGAGGATTAACGCCCGGAAGGAGATAATCCCAGGTGAAACATAGAGGTCTACCGGGATGGTCTCGGAGAACTGAATTGAGGGTCTCTCCATCCAACAATCATGTTCCCCAACGTCCCTATTTGCACTTCGATGAACATCTTTTCGTTGAGGTAAAGTTATAAACATTGCCTCTAAGGAAGAGCGGTGATGCTCATGGCGCTGAGCGACAGGTTGGAACTCGTCAACCCTTCTGAGATTAGAAAGCTCTTTGACCTCGCCCAGGGTGTTGAAGGCCTGATCTCCCTCGGAATCGGTGAGCCGGACTTTGACACGCCGGAGCACATAAAGGAGTACGCCAAGGAGGCATTAGACAGGGGAATGACGCATTACAGCCCGAACGCGGGAATCATGATGCTCCGCGAGGCCATATCCGAGAAGCTCAGGGAGCAGAACGGCATCGAGGCCGACCCCAGGAGCGAGATAATGATTCTCGTGGGTGCCAACCAGGCTTTTATTCTGGGTCTCGCCGCGTTCCTCAAAGAGGGCGAGGAAGTCCTCATTCCGAGCCCGATGTTCGTCAGCTATGCCCCGGCCGTCCTCCTGGCGGGCGGAAGGCCCGTCGAGGTGCCAACCTACGAGGAGAACGAATTCAGGCTGAGCGTGGACGACCTTGAGAAACATGTGAGCGAGAAGACCCGCGCGCTCATCATCAACAGCCCCAACAACCCCACCGGCGC of Thermococcus sp. JdF3 contains these proteins:
- a CDS encoding sulfite exporter TauE/SafE family protein, which produces MLKYVGYFAVGVFIGILAALFGLGGGFLIVPTLNFLGVEIHHAVGTSSAAVVFTSLSSAIAYSRQKRIHYKVGLLLASTAVIGAYIGAWLTSFISAAQLKVIFGLALVVVAVRIYRKKTAEPGEVKLEEVGVNYRLVPIGGFFAGIASGLLGVGGGIINVPFLTYLGLPIHYAVATSSFAIVFTATAGALKHYAMGNVETQWLVLLVPGLIIGAQLGARIAKRTRASSLKRAFAVVMALLALRMILKGLGLPVP
- a CDS encoding helix-turn-helix domain-containing protein; translated protein: MRLKGAAILMLITLTLLHGVSAYTVSSLVLTVYNDGYVKVEYEILPAEYSSQIELPLLGDHYENVIVEDGSGNPVNFRLENGSLLIYSGDAGIVKVSYYTSDLTAKEGMVWTLHVATNDSFTVVLPENAIVVDLSDIPLEIAGNSITMPPGNQSVSYTLNGRGAGSEGGTESSAYLLILAGLGVIGGFAYALWRRKGGGKSMPTREEFQARLENLDLNEEEKRALLYIFDKGGKASQAEVREAIGLPKTTAWRMFKRLERKGLVKVLKGRKENWVELRF
- a CDS encoding DUF2457 domain-containing protein, translated to MRMSMKTLLVLFIGALIPLSTAAWAASVDATATNTTAVSNQTLQVNATNATNTTPVNMTNVTNTTNTSGVQAYNLLVILDKVSDYTAGLMAELNANNVTISNHTLDLYSQAEATRAQAWELYNAGNYSESINASMNALYLYKEVIEELTDYYEEHKEKKMEEEHEYYETVMDAKEELHRAAEYFPYVEKVIAEAQSEGLNVTYVMALYNETKAAYMVVAQDLASGNVTVLKADLEYAEELMDKLEDAVEDLSEGIVGAKADEISQAFMGKLQEQMKLMQELMAMLQNSTINVTYLQENLMELQTMYEGFNALVESGQYEEALDMLHDINEELKEIIEDTKEIEKEYREEKEHEEREEHEKEEREEKEEHKDEKDGEDEYEDDHKEKDEHGDEYTDDESEDDQDGDYEEQDSHDDDNGQHEDSENDNEDREHDGKDEKDESEDDE
- a CDS encoding sulfite exporter TauE/SafE family protein, with product MLNPVMAVLIGALIGTIAGLFGVGGGFLIVPSLVFLGLPIHVAIGTSLACITISSLSSAYAHIRAGRVLYRVAFLKEAFSIPAAVIGAYLSGMLNSNVLEAVFGLLLIYVAHIFIRKSDVRNRGEALRINYRKVPLIGALSGLTSGLLGVSGGVLNVPLFHTLAGLPVNYAVGTSSLALFFTALVGTATHIGLGQVDLQTALLLSPGLIIGAAVGARLVPKLQPRRFKILFSGLLILVAVRLLLRALKGF
- a CDS encoding M42 family metallopeptidase, encoding MLVDELREITRVPGISGYEEKVREKIEEWLEPYADYTVDTIGNLVVELGEGELKAIFMAHMDEIGLLVTGIRPDGKLTFRKIGGIDDRLLYGRHLDVITESGRLDGVIGALPVHLNLERKFDTVPWSKLAIDIGAESREEAEELGVKVLDYAVFKKHFAVLNGRYVSTRSLDDRFGVVALVEAIKDLVDHDLDGKWIFAFTVQEEIGLKGARFLAERYTPRYAFAVDSFACCGELTGDVRLGGGAVIRAVDNSAIYTRRLARKVAEIASRNGIPLQIGVTGGGTDASVFQGKSEVLALSVPMRYLHSEVETLHLADLEALIKLIEAIAFEL
- a CDS encoding 2-hydroxyacid dehydrogenase encodes the protein MRPRVAVLFKMKSKPVEELRKYADVEFILYPSVDELKEKIGEFDGVIISPLNRFPREVIESAERLKVISCHSAGYDHVDVETATRKGIYVTKVAGVLSEAVAEFAVGLTIALLRKIAYADRFIRSGNWDSHRTVWGGFKEIETLYGKRVGILGMGAIGKAIARRMKAMGTEILYWSRSRKPDIEEEAGARYLPLDDVLRESDIVILALPSTPQTHHIINEERLKLLEGKYLVNIGRGSLVDENAIMKSLKEGKLKGYATDVFENEPVQEHELFKHEWETVLTPHYAGLSREAMEDMGFQAVRNLLAVLRGEVPETLVNREVLKIRPPEKVRML